TTCGGCGAGGCACGCTGTGTGCCAGATATCGCCCCCTGCACCGCCCCATTCCTCAGGATAACGCGCGCCGAGGAACCCTAGCTTGCCCATTTCCCTAAAAACTTCGTCAGGAAAATAACGCGCCTCTTCCCACTTCTCGGCATGTGGCAGGAGCTCTTTTTGGGCATAGTCGCGCACAGCCTTGCGGAACATGTCATGCTCTTCGGTGAATTGGGGCCAATTTCTCTCGCTCATCGACAACTCCTCGATTTTGATACTCGAAATAAGTAAGTGTTCACTAACTAGCGGAGTGTAGCCAAGCCCGATTGAGCGCGCAAGTGAGGCCATGTCCCCACATGAACCCACATGTAGGTTTACTCTTGAAATGCGTCAAAATTTTGATAGGGTCTGCGCGCCGTATAAGCGGCGACGAATGAAGAGGAATCTATGCTGACATGCGTGAACAGCACCCCAATTTTAAAGCTCTACTTCACCGTAGCTGAGGTCGCGTCTTGCGCTGGCGTCAAAGAGGTCGAAGTTCAGGACGCCATCGAGTACGGGGAGCTGCGAGTGTTTGACTATCTTGGTGGAAACGCACGAATCAGCCGAAAAGCGCTCGAAGCGTGGCTCAGAAAGAGAATAGACCTCGGCAGTTCACCAAGTTCCCGTGTTGGCCATTGAAGCCCATGGTTCTTTTGGGGCCAACGCCCCGCCCTTCTGCAATAACTCGATAGATACCAAATCAGGGGAGCGCACAAACGCCATCCGGCCATCACGAGGTGGGCGATTGATCGTCACGCCCGCATCCTGAAGGCGAGCACACATTGCATAGATATCGTCGACTTCGAAAGCCAGGTGACCGAAGTTCCGCGCGCTGCCGTAGTCCTCAGGGTCCCAGTTGTAGGTGAGCTCTAAGAAAGCCTCGTCGTCGTCGGGCGCAGCAAGGAAAGTGAGGGTGAATCGACCGGCCTCACTTTCATGCCGGCGGGTCTCTCTCATTCCCAAGAGTCCGCAGTAGAACGCTAGGGATTCTTCCAAGTCCTTTACTCTCACCATGGAATGCAAATACTTCATGTTTCTCCGATTCGTGTTGATGTGTTTTGGGTTTTGACGAGCTCGTCAGAAGTCTTCGATCTTAGCCGAGGGCTCGGCAAAGAATTCGAGAAAATATCGAACGTTATCCGAAAGTCCGCTGACCTTAGCTCGGTCTCCCGGCTCTACAAAACCCGGCACAGCTCGAGTCAAAGCCTCTTGTCCGGCCGAAGTCTCGAGCGTTAGCTGGCCCTCTAACACGCGAACCATCACCCAAATTCCGTCGGGCCACCCAACGCCCTCGAGGTAGTCACTCGGGGTGGACCCCAAATCCAAAATCTCAGACTTTTTGATCGAAATGAGCGTTGTAGGCCAGGCCATAGTTTTCCTGAATCAATGGGAATCAAAGCACGTCAATGAACCAATCAACGAGCAAGCAGAGGACCAAAAGATGAGGCGCTAGTCCAATTGCTGACCCAATCGCGTAGTCCCGCATGCGAACGTTAGACATCGAGAGCAAATAGTTCAACCAGGGAGCACCCGCCATCATC
This Microvenator marinus DNA region includes the following protein-coding sequences:
- a CDS encoding helix-turn-helix domain-containing protein codes for the protein MLTCVNSTPILKLYFTVAEVASCAGVKEVEVQDAIEYGELRVFDYLGGNARISRKALEAWLRKRIDLGSSPSSRVGH
- a CDS encoding VOC family protein, translating into MKYLHSMVRVKDLEESLAFYCGLLGMRETRRHESEAGRFTLTFLAAPDDDEAFLELTYNWDPEDYGSARNFGHLAFEVDDIYAMCARLQDAGVTINRPPRDGRMAFVRSPDLVSIELLQKGGALAPKEPWASMANTGTW